One genomic window of Coffea eugenioides isolate CCC68of chromosome 1, Ceug_1.0, whole genome shotgun sequence includes the following:
- the LOC113768991 gene encoding uncharacterized protein LOC113768991: MVDIFAALHNSEERQITFAVFQLEGAARSWWNVIRTKWEREQTPRTWVNFVREFNAKYFLPLIQEKKEDEFIRFRQGTQSVAEYESQFTRLAKFAPELIMTEQRRVRRFIQGLNVEIQKDLAVTQINTFSDVVDKALRAENARLQVRNFQVRKRGFFGGSSTQGDKSTPPKFGRGAGRGRVPGTARGTPPRGGQKGRGQQRSASQGSSATVSRGPCGFCGKPNHTEDNCWRKEKKCLRCGSTEHQIASCPVQP, translated from the coding sequence atggtgGACATCTTTGCGGCCTTACATAACTCCGAAGAGAGGCAGATTACTTTTGCGGTCTTCCAATTAGAAGGGGCCGCTCGCtcttggtggaatgttattcgaaccaagtgggagagagagcagACACCCAGAACGTGGGTGAACTttgtaagagaatttaacgccaAGTACTTTCTGCCCttgatccaagaaaagaaggaggaTGAGTTCATCCGATTTCGCCAGGGCACCCAATCCGTGGCTGAATACGAAAGCCAGTTTACCCGATTAGCCAAGTTTGCCCCTGAACTTATTATGACTGAACAAAGAAGGGTACGACGTTTCATTCAGGGgctaaatgtggaaatccaaaAGGATTTAGCCGTGACCCAGATTAACACTTTCAGTGATGTGGTGGATAAGGCTTTGCGAGCCGAGAACGCAAGGCTTCAAGTTCGGAATTTTCAAGTGAGGAAACGTGGGTTTTTCGGAGGTAGTTCTACACAGGGGGATAAGAGTACCCCTCCCAAATTTGGCCGTGGAGCTGGACGAGGACGAGTTCCTGGTACGGCAAGAGGGACTCCGCCAAGAGGTGGCCAGAAGGGACGAGGCCAACAGAGGAGTGCCTCACAAGGGAGCTCCGCCACTGTTTCTCGTGGCCCGTGTGGGTTCTGTGGGAAGCCGAACCACACGGAGGATAACTGCTGGAGAAAGGAGAAGAAGTGCTTACGCTGTGGGAGCACGGAGCACCAGATAGCCAGCTGTCCAGTTCAACCCTGA